From Denitrovibrio acetiphilus DSM 12809, the proteins below share one genomic window:
- a CDS encoding 4Fe-4S dicluster domain-containing protein yields MAQMAFYFNQDRCMGCNACTVACKDWNGVEPGQASWRRYSNEESGTFPNVEVFNLVLSCNHCANPACTAACPVGAIYKREEDGIVIVNRDLCQDIKACAVACPYGAPQFGDDDSEPVPEASWAVAHPMQKCTFCWDRLAEGLKPACVAACPQRALDFGTVAEITAKYPTAVKTVVGMPQSDLDANGNKLESGDTVPSIYFTPKS; encoded by the coding sequence ATGGCTCAGATGGCATTTTACTTTAATCAAGATAGATGTATGGGTTGTAACGCCTGTACAGTAGCCTGTAAAGACTGGAACGGTGTAGAACCTGGACAGGCTAGCTGGAGACGATACAGCAATGAAGAATCAGGTACATTTCCTAATGTTGAAGTGTTTAACCTCGTTCTTTCATGTAACCATTGTGCTAACCCTGCCTGTACAGCAGCTTGTCCGGTTGGCGCTATATATAAAAGAGAAGAAGACGGCATCGTAATCGTAAACCGTGATCTCTGTCAGGATATCAAAGCCTGTGCAGTAGCGTGTCCTTATGGTGCGCCTCAGTTCGGCGATGACGACAGTGAACCGGTACCGGAAGCTTCATGGGCAGTAGCTCACCCGATGCAGAAATGTACTTTCTGCTGGGACAGACTGGCAGAAGGTCTTAAGCCAGCTTGTGTCGCCGCATGCCCTCAGCGTGCGCTTGACTTTGGTACAGTAGCTGAAATAACAGCTAAATACCCTACAGCAGTAAAAACTGTAGTTGGTATGCCTCAGTCTGACCTTGATGCCAACGGCAACAAGCTCGAATCAGGCGACACTGTTCCGTCTATTTATTTTACACCAAAGAGCTAA
- a CDS encoding paraquat-inducible protein A: MVTSCQVCGLVVEVDTENGLKASCPRCSSVLFKSSGGMLNTLLLGISALMLSVPAATYPFLVIYISDEKSSATLMQTAHIMFIDGFGIAGAVILFTALVFPMCYLILIVYVAFGCVAGIRLPMVWKAVRAIDLFDYFQMTDVFLVGILVSIVKLIDMAEVSFGSGFYFLIAMTVLLISAGSYYDKRLFWCRVQNAE, from the coding sequence ATGGTTACATCCTGTCAAGTGTGCGGTCTGGTTGTTGAGGTTGATACAGAAAATGGGCTGAAGGCGAGCTGTCCCAGATGTTCATCTGTATTATTCAAAAGCAGCGGCGGTATGCTGAATACACTTCTGCTCGGTATATCGGCACTTATGCTTTCAGTGCCGGCGGCAACGTACCCTTTTCTGGTCATATACATAAGTGATGAAAAGAGTTCTGCGACTCTCATGCAGACAGCACACATAATGTTCATTGATGGCTTTGGTATCGCCGGAGCGGTTATCCTTTTTACAGCACTCGTTTTCCCTATGTGCTACCTTATACTTATAGTCTATGTTGCGTTCGGATGCGTGGCAGGGATACGTCTGCCTATGGTGTGGAAAGCAGTCAGGGCAATTGATCTTTTTGACTACTTTCAGATGACAGATGTTTTCCTCGTAGGGATCCTTGTCAGTATAGTGAAGCTTATAGATATGGCAGAGGTTAGTTTCGGCTCCGGTTTCTATTTTCTGATAGCGATGACAGTTCTGCTGATAAGCGCAGGGAGCTATTACGATAAAAGGTTATTCTGGTGCAGGGTTCAAAATGCTGAATGA
- a CDS encoding molybdopterin-dependent oxidoreductase yields the protein MSLKDKLLKSQEVTRRTFLKGASAAGAAAALYGCGGGGGGKTYMEEDDTLEVPEIKGTIIPSTTPHNCGGRCVSKFYVEDGVIKRIVSDERGDVDLKDGDDPEYRACVRCHAKKQWFNRNDRLLYPLKQTGERGDINGFQRISWEQAYTEIAAKMQEIKDTYGNEAFHNMYASGDASGWGGAANLRLLNLFGGYTSYYLSYSSPTLQHVARFVEGKGFANPYGNSRQDAQYADNIVLWSCNYHESVIGTNSGWYLSQFKEMGIPITSVDVRYSMSTATVASDFVDVEPGTDSALVLGMMYHLLTDRLADLDIDFIKAYVFGFFDNGNDSYHVDLDTTRYKVPDGASLSAFIMGDDNSLTTVMHGGESLNNATSVYPQTIGYEVNADDELYGKTVSIWGQKAKTPEWAEKITGVPAAKIRQMADMYLDTKVTTWSGLGYNRGAESEQIIWLLRILSAITKNFGVHGAGYGRNSQNVSPTLPSNGMSSGVSNGVSLKSKIYDDTRLTSPLDYVPTGQMNNLSVFTIPDAVASEATGKSRWNDGQVKQLTTPFKALFIAAGNIMYNQHSGTEYAGEIFKDKSKLELIVNMEPFMTSSASISDYILPSTLPGEKPGAVNAWTTGEVAIKMNKVIDSPGEVMDEYTICGKIAEKLGFGADYFDGYAEGTEGMETRLRDGWESANLSSKYGMTYDEWSEKGIASLHGTYDEQFINHQAFREDPVNNPLQTPSGKFEAYCLGMMEDYEARYHENVDTVTADSDGTDTLYGGTLYTEYHSDSNARRFVYPIPMYIPMSEGRHAIDAIDPSDELCHDDPLGLNDKGYTFNLLSWHLMYRSHSTLNNNGFLNEVYKKDINGNKAFIDNEREFTDGVWDEDIYEPIWINAADAKDAGVTTGDRVLVSNDRGKLYATAVVTQRTPVGTVSMGQGGWLQLNSEGIDIGGCVSTVTSPRPSRICKGNNCATDCRVKFEKA from the coding sequence ATGAGTTTAAAAGATAAATTACTTAAATCCCAAGAAGTAACCCGTCGTACCTTCCTTAAGGGTGCGAGTGCAGCCGGAGCTGCAGCGGCGCTTTACGGTTGCGGCGGAGGCGGCGGCGGTAAAACTTACATGGAAGAGGACGATACTCTTGAAGTGCCGGAAATAAAAGGAACAATCATACCAAGTACCACCCCTCACAACTGTGGTGGACGTTGTGTCAGTAAGTTTTATGTTGAAGATGGTGTAATCAAGAGAATCGTATCTGATGAAAGAGGCGATGTTGACCTTAAAGATGGTGACGATCCTGAGTATCGTGCCTGTGTAAGGTGTCACGCTAAAAAGCAGTGGTTCAACCGTAATGACCGCCTTCTTTATCCACTCAAACAGACTGGTGAGAGGGGCGATATTAACGGTTTTCAGCGTATCTCATGGGAGCAGGCATATACAGAGATCGCTGCCAAGATGCAGGAGATAAAAGACACATACGGAAATGAAGCATTCCATAATATGTATGCTTCCGGTGATGCTTCAGGCTGGGGTGGTGCGGCAAATCTCAGGCTTTTGAATCTCTTTGGCGGGTATACATCATATTATCTCAGCTACAGCTCTCCAACACTTCAGCACGTTGCAAGATTTGTTGAAGGGAAAGGATTTGCAAACCCCTATGGCAACTCAAGACAGGATGCTCAGTATGCAGATAACATCGTGCTCTGGTCCTGTAACTATCACGAGTCTGTAATCGGTACAAACTCCGGATGGTATCTGTCACAGTTCAAAGAGATGGGAATTCCTATAACATCAGTTGATGTGAGGTATTCTATGTCAACAGCGACTGTTGCCAGCGATTTTGTTGATGTTGAGCCTGGTACTGATTCTGCCCTTGTACTTGGAATGATGTATCATCTGCTTACAGACAGACTTGCAGACCTTGATATAGATTTTATTAAAGCTTATGTTTTCGGTTTCTTTGATAACGGCAATGATTCCTATCATGTAGATCTGGATACAACAAGATATAAAGTTCCTGACGGTGCTTCTCTCAGTGCTTTCATTATGGGTGATGACAACAGTCTCACAACTGTAATGCACGGTGGAGAATCGCTTAACAATGCAACATCAGTATATCCTCAGACTATAGGTTATGAAGTTAATGCTGATGATGAGCTTTACGGTAAAACAGTAAGCATCTGGGGACAGAAAGCTAAAACACCTGAGTGGGCTGAGAAGATCACCGGTGTTCCTGCTGCTAAAATCCGTCAGATGGCTGACATGTACCTTGATACAAAAGTTACTACATGGAGTGGTCTTGGATACAACAGAGGAGCTGAGTCAGAGCAGATTATCTGGCTTCTCCGTATACTTTCTGCCATAACTAAAAACTTTGGTGTCCATGGTGCAGGATACGGGCGTAACTCTCAGAACGTTTCACCGACACTGCCTAGCAACGGTATGTCCAGTGGTGTTTCTAACGGTGTTAGCCTTAAAAGCAAAATATATGATGATACAAGACTTACTTCTCCGCTGGATTACGTTCCTACAGGTCAGATGAATAACCTCTCTGTCTTTACTATTCCTGATGCAGTTGCCAGCGAGGCCACAGGTAAATCCAGATGGAATGACGGTCAGGTTAAGCAGCTTACAACACCTTTTAAAGCTCTGTTTATTGCTGCCGGTAACATCATGTATAATCAGCACTCCGGAACTGAATATGCAGGTGAGATCTTCAAAGATAAGAGCAAGCTTGAGCTTATCGTTAACATGGAACCGTTCATGACTTCCTCAGCAAGTATATCTGACTATATTCTTCCTTCTACTCTGCCTGGAGAAAAACCAGGTGCTGTAAACGCATGGACCACAGGTGAGGTCGCTATCAAGATGAACAAAGTCATCGACAGCCCCGGGGAAGTGATGGACGAGTATACAATTTGCGGTAAAATAGCTGAAAAACTCGGCTTTGGTGCAGATTACTTTGATGGGTACGCCGAAGGAACAGAGGGTATGGAAACCAGACTGAGAGACGGCTGGGAATCTGCTAACCTTTCTTCCAAATACGGCATGACATATGATGAATGGAGCGAAAAAGGTATCGCAAGCCTTCACGGAACTTACGATGAACAGTTTATTAACCATCAAGCCTTCCGCGAAGATCCTGTTAATAACCCACTTCAGACACCATCTGGTAAATTCGAGGCTTACTGTCTTGGTATGATGGAAGACTATGAAGCCAGATATCATGAAAATGTTGATACTGTGACAGCAGATTCTGACGGTACAGACACTCTTTATGGCGGCACACTTTATACTGAATACCATTCAGATTCTAACGCCAGAAGATTCGTCTACCCGATTCCTATGTACATCCCTATGTCTGAAGGACGTCACGCAATTGATGCCATAGATCCATCAGATGAGCTTTGCCACGACGACCCGCTCGGTCTTAACGACAAAGGGTACACATTTAACCTGCTTAGCTGGCACTTGATGTATCGTTCACACTCAACACTGAACAACAACGGTTTCCTGAATGAAGTTTACAAAAAGGACATTAACGGAAACAAAGCATTCATAGATAATGAGCGTGAATTCACTGACGGCGTATGGGATGAGGATATTTATGAGCCTATCTGGATCAATGCGGCAGATGCAAAAGATGCAGGTGTCACAACAGGTGACAGAGTGCTTGTAAGCAACGATAGAGGAAAACTCTATGCAACAGCGGTAGTAACACAGAGAACTCCTGTCGGTACAGTCTCAATGGGACAGGGTGGCTGGTTACAGCTGAACTCCGAAGGGATAGACATCGGCGGATGTGTGAGTACAGTAACAAGCCCAAGACCTTCAAGGATCTGCAAAGGGAACAACTGTGCGACTGACTGCCGCGTAAAATTTGAGAAAGCATAG
- a CDS encoding 4Fe-4S dicluster domain-containing protein: MAQMAFYFDQNRCMACNACTVACKDWNDVQPGQARWRRLSNEESGSFPDVKVFNLVLSCNHCANPACTAACPVGAIYKREEDGIVIVNRDLCQNIKACAVACPYGAPQFGDDDSEPVAEASWAVAHPMQKCTFCWDRQAEGLAPSCVAACPQRALDFGTVAEITAKYPTAVKTVVGMPQSDLDSNGNKLESGDTVPSIYFKPKG; encoded by the coding sequence ATGGCTCAAATGGCATTTTACTTCGATCAAAATAGATGTATGGCTTGTAACGCCTGTACAGTAGCTTGTAAAGACTGGAATGATGTTCAGCCCGGTCAGGCTAGATGGAGACGACTCAGTAATGAAGAATCAGGTTCATTTCCTGATGTGAAAGTGTTCAACCTTGTGCTTTCATGCAACCACTGTGCTAACCCTGCCTGTACAGCAGCTTGTCCGGTTGGCGCTATATATAAAAGAGAAGAAGACGGTATAGTAATCGTAAACCGTGATCTCTGTCAGAATATCAAAGCCTGTGCCGTAGCGTGTCCTTATGGTGCGCCTCAGTTCGGTGATGATGACAGTGAACCTGTAGCCGAAGCTTCATGGGCGGTGGCTCACCCGATGCAGAAATGTACTTTCTGCTGGGACAGACAGGCAGAAGGTCTTGCACCATCCTGTGTCGCTGCATGCCCTCAGCGTGCGCTTGACTTTGGTACAGTAGCTGAAATAACAGCTAAATATCCGACGGCAGTGAAAACTGTAGTTGGTATGCCTCAGTCTGACCTTGATTCTAACGGCAACAAGCTCGAATCAGGCGACACTGTTCCGTCTATTTACTTTAAACCAAAGGGTTAA
- a CDS encoding TorD/DmsD family molecular chaperone — protein sequence MMRVRSVAYSIFSRVFENVPDECSDRFCADTAKHIFELADLSDNEDFRLGAEMLEVFYGSKECPVELAASRDDRARDYTRLFVFGKLSVPINESGYTCSEKKYNSEIGALSFYSSRFLNRNVRNRSLGHISAELQFAGLLSLKAAAFMDSGNFEEADKFVDEQHQFNLHHLSGWASQFCDAVTDSRDDLINSFYPAHAYMLKGFLAEDMLFLKELME from the coding sequence ATGATGAGAGTGCGGAGTGTTGCATATAGCATATTTTCAAGGGTTTTTGAAAATGTTCCGGACGAGTGTTCAGACCGCTTCTGTGCTGATACTGCAAAGCATATTTTTGAACTGGCTGATTTGTCAGATAATGAGGACTTTAGATTAGGGGCAGAGATGCTGGAAGTCTTTTACGGCTCGAAGGAATGTCCGGTTGAGCTTGCCGCCAGCCGTGATGACAGAGCCAGAGACTACACAAGGCTTTTTGTTTTTGGAAAGCTCTCTGTCCCAATTAATGAGTCAGGGTATACATGCTCTGAGAAAAAATATAACTCAGAAATTGGTGCACTGTCATTTTATTCGTCGCGTTTCTTAAATAGAAATGTTAGAAACAGAAGTCTGGGTCATATCTCGGCAGAGCTACAGTTTGCGGGACTTCTCAGCCTTAAAGCAGCGGCTTTTATGGATTCTGGTAATTTTGAAGAAGCCGATAAGTTCGTTGACGAACAGCACCAGTTTAACTTACACCACCTTTCTGGTTGGGCGTCTCAGTTTTGTGATGCTGTAACTGACAGCAGAGATGATCTTATAAACAGTTTTTACCCCGCACATGCTTACATGCTTAAGGGCTTTTTGGCTGAAGATATGTTATTTTTGAAAGAATTGATGGAATAG
- a CDS encoding molybdopterin-dependent oxidoreductase, with translation MSLKDKLLKSQEVTRRTFLKGASAAGAAAALYGCGGGGGGKTYMEEDDTLEVPEIKGTTVMGSTPHNCGGRCLSKYYITDGVVKRIVTDETEDKNALGTTANDPQRRSCVRCRSRKQWFYRNDRILYPLKQTGERGDINGFQRISWEQAFSEIGNQLKDIADDPSKGPETLFKVYASADSTGWSGGSVGRLFNMLGGSLSYRDDYSWPALDHVATFTEGTGYIPLGNSRGDMVNAEHIFLWSYNGLEAVWGTQSGWYLTQARESGIPFTVIDTRYSQTAATLADEFINIQPCTDGALALAAMYYLLKERMADLDVDFIKEHVHGFFDDPAATSYHASVADGTYVVPNGASLSAYIFGTDTTLVDDGYNGAISIYPDTIGYNVPDTDPLFGKRAPIYGQTPKTPEWASAITGVPVATIKKIADTLIDSKCTILNGSGFQRNTESEQIVWLMRILTVVTENFGAEGCSYGMQPWSWVGGPSTGMSSGVSNGVDVSGSIYDTSEMTTTDFYANSTSNSIPVFIWPDAVENGGTGKSRWNDGQVANLPKGIKCIFNFAGNVLANQSGDVNLLKEILADRSKCELLVTGEHFMTSSALMSDYVLPCSMQMEKPGAATGWFSEEVTLINEVLETPGEVKSEYDICAGIAGSFGKETEYTENKTMLDRLKEGWDSGYESGQFDITWDEFLEDGVWKPTLPISILYKDFRDDPSNNPLNTPSGKFEAYAQWMMEDYQARRYDNHDTYGSLEHGGVINDEKSGASTDMRFVYPIPMYIPTVEGMHADGSHPDLTGRGDEGYNFLLHTWHLQYRSHSTLNNIAYLDECYKQDINGNSTFLDPNREVSDGVWDDNVYEPVWLSPSDASSLGVATGDRVLISNGRGRMYASVVVTNRIASKIVGIGQGGWHQLKGDIDVGGCANTMTSARPSRICQGMTLANDCRVKIVKA, from the coding sequence ATGAGTTTAAAAGATAAATTACTTAAATCCCAAGAAGTAACCCGTCGTACCTTCCTTAAGGGTGCGAGTGCAGCCGGAGCTGCAGCGGCGCTTTACGGTTGCGGCGGAGGCGGCGGCGGTAAAACTTACATGGAAGAGGACGATACTCTTGAAGTGCCGGAAATAAAAGGAACTACTGTAATGGGTTCTACTCCTCATAACTGTGGTGGACGCTGCCTCAGTAAATATTATATAACAGATGGCGTTGTGAAACGTATCGTCACAGACGAAACAGAAGATAAAAACGCCCTTGGTACAACAGCTAATGACCCTCAAAGACGTTCCTGCGTAAGATGCCGTTCAAGAAAGCAGTGGTTCTACCGTAATGACCGTATTCTGTATCCTCTCAAGCAGACTGGTGAGAGGGGGGATATTAACGGTTTTCAGCGTATATCATGGGAACAGGCTTTCAGTGAGATCGGTAATCAGCTTAAAGACATAGCAGACGATCCATCAAAAGGGCCTGAAACACTTTTTAAAGTGTACGCTTCAGCAGATTCAACCGGATGGTCAGGCGGTTCTGTAGGCAGGCTTTTCAATATGCTTGGTGGTTCATTGTCATACAGAGACGACTATTCATGGCCTGCTCTTGACCACGTTGCAACTTTCACCGAAGGTACCGGATACATTCCTTTAGGAAACAGCAGAGGCGATATGGTTAATGCTGAACACATATTCCTCTGGAGTTACAACGGTCTCGAAGCTGTATGGGGTACACAGTCCGGCTGGTACCTGACACAGGCAAGAGAAAGTGGGATCCCCTTTACTGTTATAGACACAAGGTATTCGCAGACAGCGGCAACTCTGGCAGATGAATTTATCAATATTCAGCCTTGTACAGACGGAGCTCTTGCACTCGCTGCTATGTATTATCTCTTAAAAGAGAGAATGGCTGACCTTGACGTTGATTTTATCAAAGAGCACGTACACGGCTTTTTCGATGATCCTGCAGCAACCTCATACCATGCGAGCGTTGCAGACGGAACATATGTCGTTCCTAATGGTGCATCACTTTCCGCTTATATTTTCGGAACAGATACAACTCTTGTTGATGATGGGTATAACGGCGCTATTTCAATTTATCCTGACACAATAGGCTATAATGTACCCGATACAGATCCGTTGTTTGGCAAGAGAGCACCGATTTACGGTCAGACTCCAAAAACACCTGAGTGGGCATCTGCAATAACTGGTGTTCCAGTAGCTACTATTAAGAAGATCGCAGATACACTTATTGACTCAAAATGTACAATATTAAACGGATCAGGCTTTCAGCGTAACACGGAGTCAGAGCAGATTGTCTGGCTTATGAGAATTTTGACTGTAGTTACAGAGAACTTCGGAGCAGAAGGGTGCAGTTATGGTATGCAACCATGGAGCTGGGTTGGCGGTCCTTCTACAGGCATGTCCAGCGGTGTCTCCAACGGCGTGGATGTTTCAGGTTCAATCTATGATACAAGCGAAATGACAACAACAGACTTCTACGCAAACAGCACCTCAAACTCAATACCTGTTTTCATATGGCCTGATGCTGTTGAAAACGGCGGGACAGGTAAATCAAGATGGAATGATGGGCAGGTGGCCAATCTTCCGAAAGGTATAAAGTGTATCTTCAACTTTGCAGGGAACGTGCTTGCGAATCAATCAGGTGATGTCAATCTGCTTAAAGAGATACTCGCAGACAGAAGCAAGTGCGAGCTGCTAGTTACTGGTGAGCACTTTATGACATCGTCAGCACTTATGTCCGACTATGTTCTTCCATGTTCTATGCAGATGGAAAAACCGGGTGCAGCTACAGGCTGGTTCAGTGAAGAAGTTACACTCATTAACGAAGTCCTGGAGACTCCAGGAGAGGTTAAAAGTGAATACGACATCTGTGCTGGTATAGCCGGATCATTTGGGAAAGAGACAGAGTACACTGAAAATAAAACTATGCTCGACAGGCTCAAAGAGGGTTGGGACAGTGGATATGAAAGTGGGCAATTTGACATAACATGGGATGAATTCCTTGAAGATGGAGTCTGGAAACCGACTCTGCCTATATCAATTCTCTACAAAGATTTCAGAGATGACCCTTCTAACAATCCTCTTAATACACCGTCAGGTAAATTTGAGGCATATGCTCAGTGGATGATGGAGGATTATCAGGCACGTCGCTATGACAACCATGACACATACGGTTCTCTTGAGCATGGGGGTGTTATTAATGATGAGAAGTCTGGTGCATCAACGGATATGAGATTTGTATATCCTATCCCTATGTATATCCCTACTGTGGAAGGTATGCACGCCGACGGCAGCCATCCGGACCTTACAGGCAGGGGCGATGAAGGCTATAATTTCCTTCTTCACACATGGCACCTTCAGTATCGTTCACACTCGACACTGAATAACATTGCATATCTTGATGAGTGCTACAAACAAGATATAAACGGTAACTCTACATTTCTTGATCCTAACAGAGAAGTTAGCGACGGTGTATGGGACGACAATGTTTATGAACCAGTATGGCTTAGCCCTTCGGATGCGAGTAGTCTTGGTGTTGCAACAGGGGACAGAGTCCTTATCAGCAACGGCAGAGGAAGGATGTATGCATCAGTTGTTGTGACCAACAGAATTGCTTCGAAAATTGTTGGTATAGGACAAGGCGGATGGCATCAGCTTAAAGGCGATATTGATGTTGGAGGGTGTGCGAATACAATGACAAGTGCCCGTCCTTCAAGGATTTGTCAGGGTATGACCCTTGCAAATGACTGCCGTGTAAAAATAGTGAAAGCGTAG
- a CDS encoding paraquat-inducible protein A codes for MLNDIESKAFLCATCGTLVNEEGAEGAACPVCGSRLQRRKKHSLQRTWALTIASIILYFPANLLPVMDVQVMGDSTSNTILGGVIQFYQYDMYFICAVVFVASFVVPIFKMTVLLYLLTTLRKKSGLNNVQKTRLYYIVEHIGKWSMLDVFVVAIMSGLINTGYMLNITGGLGIVFFSAVVILTMWASGSFDTRLIWDKGD; via the coding sequence ATGCTGAATGACATAGAAAGTAAAGCTTTTTTGTGTGCTACATGCGGAACCCTTGTTAATGAAGAAGGAGCAGAGGGGGCAGCATGTCCGGTATGCGGAAGCAGGCTTCAGCGGCGTAAAAAACACAGCCTTCAGCGGACATGGGCACTTACTATCGCTTCTATCATATTATATTTCCCGGCGAACCTGCTGCCTGTTATGGATGTGCAGGTTATGGGTGACAGCACTAGTAATACTATATTGGGTGGAGTTATACAGTTTTATCAATATGATATGTATTTCATATGTGCTGTTGTGTTTGTTGCGAGTTTTGTTGTACCGATATTTAAGATGACAGTGCTCTTATACCTGCTGACTACACTCAGGAAGAAATCAGGGCTTAATAACGTCCAGAAAACCCGTCTTTACTACATTGTTGAGCATATCGGGAAATGGTCTATGCTTGATGTTTTTGTTGTAGCGATAATGTCCGGTCTGATCAATACCGGATATATGTTAAATATAACAGGCGGATTGGGGATAGTTTTCTTCTCTGCCGTTGTGATACTGACTATGTGGGCTTCTGGGAGCTTTGACACAAGACTTATATGGGACAAAGGTGACTGA
- a CDS encoding 4Fe-4S binding protein, whose amino-acid sequence MGLLDNVLSKFSESLVINSALCSRIRHKKSECSRCMDSCPNEAIDITRAGGKVLVSWESCTACGECITACPNSVFSIKLVDKNRIYTAMKECIAESGEAVFTCLKGKDDCRAFLPSLAYADRKLLVKAALCGAERIVLMHGECGDCRHSKCRETFEKEIDTVRRIFQLAGVDIKISVETDAGNKDKKRAAERLRKDEKAMSRREFFSFVGNRTKQSVGQTIYSISENDQDRKKTVLFAETDRGKSFSEDLVAIGGDALPGLLRKEGLLPSVSIDKTTCTNCAVCSRMCPFGVFEPIYKEIKGRQKVIDIQMNLNACTGCGICAIACMSKSITCQK is encoded by the coding sequence ATGGGATTGCTGGATAATGTACTTAGCAAATTCAGTGAATCGTTAGTTATAAACAGCGCACTATGCAGCCGTATCAGGCATAAAAAATCGGAATGCAGCCGTTGCATGGACTCATGCCCAAATGAGGCTATAGATATAACACGTGCAGGCGGTAAGGTGTTGGTAAGCTGGGAAAGCTGCACAGCCTGCGGTGAGTGTATCACAGCGTGCCCGAATAGTGTTTTTAGTATAAAACTCGTAGACAAGAACAGAATATATACCGCCATGAAGGAGTGCATTGCCGAAAGCGGAGAAGCTGTCTTTACCTGTTTGAAAGGGAAAGATGACTGTCGTGCGTTTCTCCCGAGCCTTGCCTATGCCGACAGAAAGCTCCTCGTTAAGGCTGCACTCTGCGGGGCGGAAAGAATTGTCCTCATGCATGGAGAATGCGGAGATTGCCGTCATTCAAAATGCAGAGAAACATTTGAAAAAGAAATTGATACCGTCAGAAGGATTTTTCAACTTGCCGGCGTGGATATAAAGATATCTGTCGAGACCGATGCAGGGAATAAGGATAAAAAGAGAGCAGCGGAAAGGCTTAGGAAAGATGAAAAAGCCATGAGCAGACGAGAGTTTTTCTCCTTTGTCGGGAACAGGACAAAGCAGTCCGTCGGACAGACTATATACAGTATATCAGAGAATGATCAGGATCGAAAAAAGACTGTTCTGTTCGCAGAAACAGATAGAGGTAAATCGTTTAGCGAAGACTTAGTTGCTATCGGTGGCGATGCTCTGCCGGGGCTGCTCAGAAAAGAGGGGCTTCTGCCGTCTGTGTCTATAGATAAAACCACATGCACCAACTGCGCTGTATGCTCACGTATGTGCCCGTTTGGTGTTTTTGAACCTATATATAAAGAGATCAAAGGACGTCAGAAGGTTATTGATATTCAGATGAATCTTAATGCCTGTACGGGGTGCGGTATATGTGCCATCGCCTGCATGAGTAAGTCTATTACCTGTCAAAAATAA
- a CDS encoding 4Fe-4S dicluster domain-containing protein: MAQMAFYFDQNRCMACNACTVACKDWNDVQPGQARWRRLSNEESGSFPDVKVFNLVLSCNHCANPACTAACPVGAIYKREEDGIVIVNRDLCQNIKACAVACPYGAPQFGDDDSEPVAEASWAVAHPMQKCTFCWDRQAEGLAPSCVAACPQRALDFGTVAEITAKYPTAVKTVVGMPQSDLDSNGNKLESGDTVPSIYFKPKG; encoded by the coding sequence ATGGCTCAAATGGCATTTTACTTCGATCAAAATAGATGTATGGCTTGTAACGCCTGTACAGTAGCTTGTAAAGACTGGAATGATGTTCAGCCCGGTCAGGCTAGATGGAGACGACTCAGTAATGAAGAATCAGGTTCATTTCCTGATGTGAAAGTGTTCAACCTTGTGCTTTCATGCAACCACTGTGCTAACCCTGCCTGTACAGCAGCTTGTCCGGTTGGCGCTATATATAAAAGAGAAGAAGACGGTATAGTAATCGTAAACCGTGATCTCTGTCAGAATATCAAAGCCTGTGCCGTAGCGTGTCCTTATGGTGCGCCTCAGTTCGGTGATGATGACAGTGAACCTGTAGCCGAAGCTTCATGGGCGGTGGCTCACCCGATGCAGAAATGTACTTTCTGCTGGGACAGACAGGCAGAAGGTCTTGCACCATCCTGTGTCGCTGCATGCCCTCAGCGTGCGCTTGACTTTGGTACAGTAGCTGAAATAACAGCTAAATATCCGACGGCAGTGAAAACTGTAGTTGGTATGCCTCAGTCTGACCTTGATTCTAACGGCAACAAGCTCGAATCAGGCGACACTGTTCCGTCCATTTACTTTAAACCAAAGGGTTAA